In Neosynechococcus sphagnicola sy1, one DNA window encodes the following:
- a CDS encoding ATP-dependent 6-phosphofructokinase, translated as MGKRKRIGILTSGGDCAGLNAAIRAVVYRAVGTYGWEVIGIRQATHGLMSHPPQVTDLGIEKVDALLTAGGTVLGTTNKGNPFAFPMPDGTVCDRTQDIIDGYYQLHLDAVIGIGGDGSMAILRKLAQHGGWNLVGIPKTIDNDVGITEHSIGFDTAVNTATEALDRLHFTAASHSRVMILEVMGRDAGHIAISAGIAGGADVILIPEIPYTVANICRKLEERQSQGKNYSLVIVSEAVRTEAGEVVSITNRLGQCRLGGIGDYLADRICDCSGAETRVTVLGHVQRGGTPSPLDRLVAAAFGVAAVDLIAEEKYDHMVTWQNRQVVSVPIAAAIAHYQAVNPEGTLVKTARGLGIYLGD; from the coding sequence TTGAATGCTGCGATTCGAGCCGTGGTCTACCGAGCCGTGGGCACCTATGGGTGGGAAGTGATCGGGATTCGTCAAGCCACCCATGGGTTAATGTCCCATCCTCCCCAAGTGACCGATTTAGGAATTGAGAAGGTAGATGCTCTGTTAACTGCTGGCGGCACGGTTCTAGGTACCACCAATAAGGGCAACCCCTTTGCCTTTCCCATGCCCGATGGTACCGTCTGCGATCGCACCCAGGACATTATTGACGGTTATTACCAACTGCACCTCGACGCTGTGATTGGCATTGGCGGGGATGGCAGCATGGCAATTCTCCGCAAGCTGGCACAACACGGGGGCTGGAATCTCGTTGGAATTCCTAAAACCATTGATAACGATGTTGGCATTACCGAGCACTCCATCGGATTTGATACGGCAGTAAATACGGCGACCGAAGCCTTGGATCGGTTGCACTTTACGGCGGCAAGTCATTCACGGGTGATGATTCTGGAGGTGATGGGGCGGGATGCTGGACACATTGCGATTTCCGCTGGCATTGCCGGGGGAGCCGATGTGATCTTGATTCCCGAAATTCCCTATACCGTTGCTAATATTTGTCGCAAGCTGGAGGAACGGCAGTCCCAGGGGAAGAATTATTCCCTGGTGATTGTCTCTGAGGCCGTGCGCACCGAAGCGGGGGAAGTGGTTTCCATTACCAATCGCCTGGGGCAGTGTCGTCTGGGTGGCATTGGCGACTATCTGGCCGATCGCATCTGCGATTGCAGTGGCGCTGAAACCCGGGTGACAGTTCTTGGCCATGTGCAGCGGGGTGGTACCCCTTCCCCCCTGGATCGCCTGGTGGCAGCTGCTTTTGGGGTTGCGGCGGTGGACTTGATCGCAGAAGAGAAATACGACCACATGGTGACCTGGCAAAACCGCCAGGTGGTGAGTGTTCCCATTGCCGCTGCGATCGCCCACTATCAGGCTGTCAATCCAGAAGGCACCCTGGTGAAAACCGCCCGAGGGTTGGGAATTTATCTGGGGGATTGA